From a region of the Candidatus Rhabdochlamydia porcellionis genome:
- a CDS encoding Npt1/Npt2 family nucleotide transporter, whose product MFKLFRQNKFSATEHLFIIGAMLCGFFISADYSIIRPVSNSLFIAKYGTQFFPYAWLFSILLNLLLVGIYNKYLPKLGCLKTYLIVAGSIVAINYSCALLIKQLSFLVFFLYIWKEIYIMLMFQQLWSIIHSTVSLKHAKYLYGIFLGAGGVGSLLGSLLPGFFAVKVGSESLLYMTLPLYLCLTAAFILTLKQSKQGHSLQLEEKIGTKEALLHGVKLMINSRTLTFIALCVLFMQLSATLIDYQFNTYLEQTIIGKDLRTQYIGRILGIGLGISVCMQFFGTYFLIQMMGIKRLHIGFPILLGSMNILSFLFPGFTITTLVFILLKACDFSLFTIIKETLYVPLSSDEKFRAKAFIDVFLYRFAKVFASLIILSLQVVLTSYLLPVLHSISICVFIIWVAIAIYLLKKMDASELKDKNA is encoded by the coding sequence ATGTTTAAGTTATTTAGACAAAATAAGTTTTCTGCAACAGAGCATCTTTTTATTATAGGTGCTATGTTGTGTGGGTTTTTTATTTCCGCAGATTATTCTATCATTCGACCTGTAAGTAATTCTTTATTTATTGCAAAATATGGAACGCAATTTTTCCCCTATGCTTGGCTTTTCTCTATTCTTTTAAACCTACTTCTTGTTGGGATATATAATAAATATTTACCTAAACTTGGTTGCTTAAAAACCTATTTGATAGTAGCAGGCAGCATTGTAGCTATAAATTACAGCTGTGCTTTATTGATAAAGCAACTTTCTTTTCTAGTTTTTTTTCTCTATATCTGGAAAGAGATTTACATCATGCTGATGTTCCAGCAATTGTGGTCTATCATTCATTCGACAGTATCTTTAAAACACGCTAAGTACCTTTACGGAATTTTTTTAGGAGCGGGAGGAGTCGGATCTTTACTGGGTAGTTTATTGCCGGGATTTTTCGCAGTAAAAGTGGGTTCTGAGTCTTTATTATATATGACTCTGCCGCTTTATTTATGTTTAACAGCTGCTTTTATACTCACCCTAAAACAGAGCAAACAAGGTCACTCTCTACAACTAGAAGAAAAAATAGGTACTAAAGAGGCACTTCTACATGGCGTTAAATTAATGATAAATTCCAGAACATTGACCTTTATTGCTTTATGCGTTTTATTCATGCAGCTTAGCGCTACTTTAATCGACTATCAATTTAATACTTATCTAGAACAAACAATTATTGGTAAGGACTTGAGGACTCAATATATAGGGCGCATACTGGGTATTGGCCTTGGCATTTCTGTTTGTATGCAGTTTTTCGGCACGTATTTTCTCATCCAAATGATGGGAATAAAACGTTTGCACATAGGGTTCCCTATACTTTTAGGCTCGATGAATATCCTCTCTTTTCTTTTTCCAGGTTTTACTATAACCACTCTTGTTTTTATCCTTTTAAAAGCTTGCGATTTTTCTTTATTTACCATCATTAAGGAAACGTTATATGTTCCTCTGAGCTCGGATGAAAAATTTAGAGCAAAAGCTTTTATCGATGTGTTTCTCTATCGTTTTGCTAAAGTGTTTGCTTCTCTGATTATCTTAAGCTTGCAAGTGGTTTTAACCAGTTATTTATTGCCTGTTCTTCACTCCATTAGCATTTGTGTTTTTATCATATGGGTAGCTATTGCTATATATTTATTAAAAAAAATGGACGCTTCAGAATTAAAAGATAAAAATGCTTAA
- a CDS encoding Npt1/Npt2 family nucleotide transporter encodes MLKRSKEYLFILTAMLCSFFISMDYAIVRPVSNALFITDYGVNFFPYAWLFSIPLNLLLVGLYNKYLPKLGCLKTYLSLAIAVILINCACATWIHKVPFLSFFLYVWKDAYIMLIFQQVWSLIHVNISMKRAKYLYGFFFGIGGLGFLLGSLFPSFLAVKIGSESLLYITLPLYVFLSFLYVMMLKQSKQTEIFPLEKKQGLETVLHGLKLIAGSRVLIFVSLAVIFMQVISTLVDYQFNTFLEELVTEKDLRTQYSGRIQTIGQTFTTAMQFLGTYFLVRFFGVKRLHVGIPMLLCIMSIFCFLFPAFGMITFTFVILKTFDFSLFSIIKEMLYIPLNSDEKFRAKAFIDVFLYRFAKAFASLIILSLQAILSTSMLPILNAAIVFIFTIWIAVAMYHLKETDLSYSMGSIK; translated from the coding sequence ATGCTTAAAAGATCTAAAGAATATCTATTTATCCTAACAGCTATGTTGTGCAGTTTTTTTATCTCGATGGATTATGCAATTGTTCGTCCTGTAAGCAATGCTTTGTTCATTACCGATTACGGTGTAAATTTCTTCCCTTATGCTTGGCTTTTTTCCATTCCTTTAAACCTACTTCTTGTTGGTTTGTACAATAAATATTTACCTAAACTTGGTTGTTTAAAAACCTACTTAAGCTTAGCGATTGCTGTTATACTCATTAATTGTGCATGTGCTACCTGGATCCATAAGGTTCCTTTCTTAAGCTTTTTTCTTTATGTCTGGAAAGATGCTTATATTATGCTTATCTTCCAGCAGGTTTGGTCTTTAATTCATGTAAATATATCGATGAAGAGAGCTAAATACCTCTATGGGTTCTTTTTTGGAATAGGGGGATTAGGATTTTTATTAGGAAGCTTGTTTCCTAGCTTTTTAGCTGTAAAAATAGGCTCTGAGTCTCTTTTGTATATAACACTACCTCTTTATGTTTTTTTGAGTTTTTTATATGTAATGATGTTAAAACAGAGCAAACAAACGGAAATCTTTCCTTTAGAGAAAAAACAAGGTTTAGAAACTGTTCTACATGGTCTTAAGTTGATTGCGGGCTCACGTGTATTGATCTTTGTTTCTCTAGCGGTTATTTTTATGCAAGTAATCTCTACTTTAGTCGATTACCAATTTAATACTTTTTTAGAAGAACTTGTTACTGAAAAGGACTTAAGAACTCAATATAGTGGTCGTATTCAAACAATTGGTCAAACCTTTACTACAGCCATGCAATTTTTAGGCACCTACTTTCTAGTGCGGTTTTTTGGGGTCAAACGCCTTCATGTAGGTATCCCCATGCTTTTATGCATCATGAGCATTTTTTGTTTTCTTTTTCCTGCCTTTGGCATGATTACTTTTACTTTTGTCATATTAAAAACTTTTGATTTTTCTTTATTTAGCATCATTAAGGAAATGTTATATATTCCTCTGAACTCGGATGAAAAATTTAGAGCAAAAGCCTTTATTGATGTGTTTCTCTATCGTTTTGCTAAAGCCTTTGCTTCTTTAATTATCTTGAGCCTGCAGGCTATTTTAAGTACGAGTATGCTACCTATTTTGAATGCAGCCATTGTTTTTATCTTTACTATTTGGATAGCAGTAGCTATGTACCATTTGAAAGAAACCGATCTTAGTTATAGCATGGGAAGTATAAAATGA
- a CDS encoding NAD-dependent malic enzyme: MKEIQTSLQSEKLLNHPTYNKGTAFTLEERDVFHLHGLLPFHVSTLEEQVIRRYQNFLTQKDQLSKYTFLSSLQDRNEVLFYRLVLDHISEMLPFIYTPTIGEVSLQFSSLYHQHRGVYLSYPLQDRIEKIIVDLPQKELDVVVVTDGERILGLGDLGIGGMAIPQGKLSLYTLFGGIHPLRTLPILLDVGTNNQTLLNDPLYLGWRYPRISDDLYYDFIDRFIKALKKRFPKVLLQWEDFSKTHAKPLLEKYQDIICSFNDDIQGTAAVTLSALLSAIQGSLLSEQKIVVFGAGSAGIGISHLIVKAMQEEGCSEQRARENFYMIDKQGLIHTGLSNLDNEQKKFARDYQSLQQWELDSSISLLEVIKQVKPTILIGVSAQAKAFTKEAVTEMGKHIENPIIFPLSNPNSRSEATPKELLHWTKGRAIIATGSPFESIDYDNKQYAIAQCNNVYIFPGIGLGAIAAQIPKITDEMFIQAAYVLSKHSCLPNLFPPLKLLREVSREIALAVIATAENQELITPMTKEIREQLVDQTIWFPSYPSYSFKQE; encoded by the coding sequence ATGAAAGAAATACAAACCTCTCTACAATCAGAAAAGCTTTTAAATCATCCCACATATAATAAAGGAACTGCGTTTACTTTAGAAGAAAGAGATGTATTTCACTTACATGGATTACTACCCTTTCACGTTTCCACTCTAGAAGAACAGGTAATTCGTCGATATCAGAATTTTCTGACTCAAAAAGATCAACTCTCTAAATATACGTTCTTATCATCTCTGCAAGATCGCAATGAGGTGCTCTTTTATCGGCTAGTATTGGATCATATTTCTGAAATGCTTCCCTTTATCTATACTCCAACAATAGGAGAGGTATCGCTGCAGTTTAGCAGCTTATACCACCAACATCGTGGAGTATATCTCTCTTATCCACTCCAAGATAGAATAGAAAAGATCATAGTCGATCTTCCTCAGAAAGAACTAGATGTTGTTGTTGTAACAGATGGAGAACGCATTCTAGGTCTAGGGGATTTAGGGATAGGGGGTATGGCAATTCCTCAAGGCAAGCTTTCTTTATATACTTTATTTGGAGGCATTCATCCTTTAAGGACTCTACCTATTCTTTTAGATGTAGGAACCAACAATCAAACCCTTTTAAATGATCCTCTCTATTTAGGTTGGCGCTATCCTAGAATTTCAGATGATTTGTATTACGATTTTATCGATCGATTTATCAAAGCTTTAAAAAAACGATTCCCTAAGGTTTTGTTACAATGGGAAGATTTTTCTAAAACACATGCAAAACCTTTATTGGAAAAATATCAAGATATCATTTGCTCATTTAACGATGATATTCAAGGGACAGCTGCTGTTACTCTGTCAGCTCTTTTATCTGCCATTCAAGGATCTCTTCTCTCAGAACAAAAAATCGTGGTATTTGGAGCTGGATCAGCTGGAATTGGGATCTCACATCTGATAGTAAAAGCCATGCAAGAAGAAGGTTGTAGTGAACAAAGAGCAAGAGAAAACTTTTATATGATAGATAAGCAAGGGTTAATTCACACAGGATTATCCAACTTAGATAACGAGCAAAAAAAATTTGCTCGTGATTATCAAAGTTTACAGCAATGGGAATTAGACTCTTCCATTTCTTTATTAGAAGTCATTAAACAGGTAAAACCAACCATTCTCATCGGAGTTTCTGCTCAAGCAAAAGCTTTTACAAAAGAGGCTGTAACAGAAATGGGAAAGCATATAGAGAACCCGATTATTTTCCCTCTATCCAACCCAAATTCTCGCTCAGAAGCAACACCTAAAGAGCTTCTACACTGGACTAAAGGTAGAGCTATTATTGCAACAGGCAGTCCCTTTGAAAGCATTGATTACGATAATAAACAATACGCCATTGCACAATGTAATAACGTCTATATTTTTCCAGGCATCGGTCTAGGAGCTATTGCAGCTCAGATTCCTAAGATCACTGACGAAATGTTTATTCAAGCAGCTTATGTACTATCAAAACATTCTTGCTTACCCAATTTATTCCCGCCCCTTAAGCTCTTAAGAGAGGTAAGTCGTGAGATTGCTTTAGCAGTGATTGCTACAGCAGAAAATCAGGAATTAATTACTCCTATGACAAAAGAGATAAGAGAACAGCTTGTGGACCAAACCATCTGGTTTCCTTCTTATCCCAGCTATAGCTTCAAACAAGAATAG
- the tpx gene encoding thiol peroxidase, translated as MEVTFKGAPIHISGSLPKLGIQAPDFVLIDKDLKKRSLKDYSNKRKLISIVPSLDTAVCSLSAKKFNQDMKTNPEAGIVLNISADLPFAQNRFCRAEEINAIVCLSMMGSKDFAEAYGILMLDGPLANLCARAIVVLDENDMVIYTELVPEITQEPNYEQALKHFLKK; from the coding sequence ATGGAAGTTACTTTTAAAGGGGCCCCTATTCATATAAGCGGTTCATTGCCTAAGTTAGGGATACAAGCGCCAGATTTTGTTTTAATAGATAAAGATTTAAAAAAACGCTCTCTAAAGGATTATTCTAATAAACGTAAGTTGATTTCTATAGTGCCTAGTTTAGACACAGCCGTTTGCTCTTTATCTGCTAAAAAATTCAATCAAGACATGAAAACAAACCCTGAAGCAGGAATTGTTTTAAATATCTCTGCAGACTTGCCTTTTGCGCAAAATCGTTTTTGCCGCGCAGAAGAAATAAATGCTATTGTTTGTCTTTCAATGATGGGTTCTAAAGATTTTGCTGAGGCGTATGGAATTTTAATGCTAGATGGGCCTCTTGCTAACTTGTGTGCAAGAGCTATCGTTGTTCTAGATGAAAATGACATGGTTATTTATACAGAACTTGTCCCAGAGATCACTCAGGAGCCCAATTATGAGCAAGCTTTAAAACACTTTCTAAAAAAATAA
- a CDS encoding dicarboxylate/amino acid:cation symporter, producing MTSKKKQSPWKVLIAIALGIIIGDYTQQGKSIFGIDLFSSFHPFYEFFGSLFINALTLVVIPLVASSVITGIARVGDQKSVGRLGLKMVIFYISTTLLAILIGLFFVNVIGPGFSITPEHVSISSDLTDMKHRLVETQANHRFSELLLKVIPSNIFAAFAKTEMLGIIFFSLLFGYCISKVKSSFSQTVLDFAKGVFQIMIEFTHVVIKFLPVGVFFLVAKTISETGLHSLYSMGLFTVTVFLGFIFFTLIALPLLLKWAAKVSPVRHFKAMSPAIITAFSTSSSSATLPVTIDCVEKRAGVSNRICSLVIPLGTSLNMSGSALYECVAAMFIAQAYGIELSFVTQFSIVLLALISSIGVAGVPSASLVALIVILKTMGLPIDGIGLFIAVDRLLDMCRTAVNVFSDSCCAVLVACSEGEKSILAKKVFD from the coding sequence ATGACTAGTAAAAAAAAACAAAGCCCTTGGAAAGTATTAATTGCAATCGCTTTAGGAATTATTATCGGAGATTATACGCAGCAAGGAAAGAGTATTTTTGGTATAGATCTATTTTCATCATTTCATCCGTTTTATGAGTTTTTTGGCTCTTTATTTATTAATGCTTTAACTCTGGTTGTAATCCCTTTGGTTGCTTCTTCTGTGATTACAGGTATTGCTCGTGTAGGAGATCAAAAATCTGTAGGAAGACTGGGATTAAAGATGGTAATTTTTTACATAAGCACAACTCTTTTAGCTATTTTAATAGGGCTTTTTTTTGTGAATGTAATCGGTCCTGGTTTTTCTATTACCCCAGAGCATGTGTCCATTTCTTCTGATTTAACAGACATGAAGCATCGATTGGTTGAAACGCAAGCAAATCATCGCTTTTCAGAGCTTCTTCTAAAGGTTATTCCTTCGAACATCTTTGCAGCTTTTGCTAAAACAGAAATGCTGGGAATTATCTTTTTTAGTTTACTGTTTGGATATTGTATTTCTAAGGTTAAATCCAGCTTTTCTCAAACCGTTTTAGATTTTGCAAAAGGTGTCTTTCAAATTATGATTGAATTTACCCATGTAGTTATTAAATTTTTACCTGTAGGGGTTTTTTTTCTTGTTGCTAAAACCATATCTGAAACAGGATTGCATTCACTCTATTCCATGGGATTATTTACAGTAACGGTCTTTTTAGGGTTTATATTTTTTACCTTAATCGCTCTTCCTCTTTTATTAAAATGGGCAGCTAAGGTTTCTCCTGTTCGTCATTTTAAAGCTATGAGTCCTGCTATCATTACTGCATTTTCTACTAGTTCTTCTTCAGCTACTCTCCCTGTTACTATTGATTGCGTAGAAAAAAGAGCAGGCGTATCCAATCGTATTTGTAGTTTAGTTATCCCTTTGGGAACTTCCTTGAATATGTCAGGCTCGGCTTTATATGAGTGTGTAGCAGCTATGTTTATTGCACAAGCTTATGGAATTGAACTTTCTTTTGTTACACAGTTTTCTATAGTTTTACTTGCACTGATCTCTTCTATTGGAGTAGCGGGTGTTCCCTCTGCTAGTTTAGTTGCTCTTATTGTAATCTTAAAAACCATGGGACTTCCTATTGATGGGATTGGTTTGTTTATTGCAGTTGATCGTTTATTAGACATGTGTAGAACAGCTGTAAATGTATTTAGCGACAGCTGCTGTGCAGTTCTTGTCGCTTGTTCTGAAGGAGAAAAAAGTATACTAGCAAAAAAGGTTTTTGATTAA
- the mutM gene encoding bifunctional DNA-formamidopyrimidine glycosylase/DNA-(apurinic or apyrimidinic site) lyase: protein MPELPEVQTTVNQLKTFEKKHLIIAKVHDLKLITQKALDSLKGKILLSVTRRGKYVHFSFENRSLIVHLRMTGQFLIKQKKEKHDRATFFFSDQPPLFFKDTRRFGTFLITNHPEEVFQKLGKEPFDLTSEELYHLLLSRKQALKTALLDQTLIAGLGNIYTDETLWKAALHPQKKSFSISFTQAKVLLLAIREVLQKGLNQGGTSLGEGNANFHAINGQTGKNQKLLWVYAREKQPCLRCKNPIQKIIFQQRGTHFCPLCQEI, encoded by the coding sequence ATGCCTGAATTGCCAGAAGTTCAAACTACTGTTAACCAATTAAAAACCTTTGAAAAAAAACATCTTATTATAGCCAAGGTACATGATCTTAAACTAATAACGCAAAAAGCACTCGATTCACTCAAAGGCAAAATTCTTTTATCTGTTACCCGTCGTGGAAAATATGTGCACTTCTCTTTTGAAAATCGATCTTTAATCGTTCATTTGCGTATGACAGGACAGTTTCTTATAAAACAGAAAAAAGAAAAGCACGATCGTGCAACCTTTTTCTTTTCTGATCAGCCTCCGCTTTTCTTTAAAGATACCAGACGTTTTGGGACCTTCTTAATTACTAATCATCCAGAAGAGGTTTTTCAAAAGCTAGGTAAAGAGCCTTTTGACCTTACATCAGAAGAGCTGTATCATCTGCTATTATCTAGAAAACAAGCTCTCAAAACAGCACTACTAGACCAAACCTTGATTGCTGGTTTAGGTAATATTTATACCGACGAGACCCTCTGGAAAGCCGCTCTTCATCCACAAAAAAAATCCTTTAGTATTTCCTTTACACAAGCAAAGGTCTTGCTTCTTGCCATTCGAGAAGTTCTGCAAAAAGGACTCAATCAAGGAGGAACTAGCTTAGGGGAGGGAAATGCCAACTTTCATGCTATAAATGGCCAAACGGGCAAAAATCAAAAGCTTCTATGGGTCTATGCCAGAGAAAAGCAACCCTGTCTTCGTTGTAAAAACCCTATTCAGAAAATAATCTTTCAACAAAGAGGAACTCACTTTTGTCCACTTTGTCAAGAGATTTGA
- a CDS encoding autotransporter outer membrane beta-barrel domain-containing protein, whose product MKIVPFLTFSSLLFSSLWGVDFVVTNSFDSGPGSLRQEILDFNRTPIIDPTNRITFDTSGPIQLLSDLPALTSDATVVCPSALRIDGTSSSTLIFNMLSGQITIQLPFSSSQFLLNGGVSGLGNLYIVGQGVLELIGENSYSGLTIIDQNAVLRVSGNGLPSTTGVFLNGFSEWNLSNIAGRSQLISGLFGQSGTARIVLGNKALIINDAVNANYPGFIEGDSLSFFAKEGSGVLTLTGNSSNFQGGVGVGGGTLLINGFLGDGTNPITVFPNAILGGSGVLAGNVTNNGSVQPGNSIGTLTINGNYTQNASGELVIEINEAGATDLLDVTGTATLGGTLQVDPEPGLYLEGTTYTFLTAGSVIGQFSNTSSTRPLNYAINYFPNQVQLLIPSNFLVTPPRPNGNAGSVADYLFCSSFDFANTDLDTVAEALLILPTDQYAQALNKLTPSQFGAFALNELENNFSISNSFFIRANQRSYCYNTCDSTNIWVNPIGLVYSQNNRSQISQEATGFINHTYGVVGGVDHVLNNDWKLGFGLGYSCSHLRWKDQAGKAKSDSGYLGPRIGYDCERFYFDLLVLAAGSFYDVDRKIVFPGIDRTASSHPTTWDLSEIALIGFRLQPFCGFFIQPEILLDQLNVFQESFHEKGADSINLAVKRKYTAFLRSLANLKFVKKWTFCSMCLAPSVNVGWLRTTPLTGRHYTAKFRNGTFCEPNFSVTSFDEVMDQVLVSGQFLISSQGCFSMSLGYDGRFGNGSQVNEVNIALDWKF is encoded by the coding sequence ATGAAAATAGTACCGTTTTTAACTTTTAGCTCTTTGCTTTTTTCCTCCTTATGGGGGGTTGATTTTGTCGTTACAAACTCTTTTGATAGCGGACCTGGCTCTCTTAGACAGGAAATTCTAGATTTCAATCGCACTCCTATTATTGATCCTACTAATAGAATTACTTTTGATACGTCAGGCCCTATTCAGCTTCTTAGCGATTTACCTGCTCTAACCTCAGATGCAACCGTTGTTTGTCCATCTGCTCTAAGGATTGATGGAACTTCATCCTCAACTCTTATATTTAACATGCTAAGTGGTCAAATTACGATTCAACTTCCCTTCTCTTCTTCTCAATTTCTTCTAAATGGAGGAGTGAGCGGATTAGGAAATCTTTACATTGTAGGACAGGGAGTGTTAGAGTTAATAGGAGAAAACAGTTATTCTGGACTCACTATTATTGATCAAAATGCGGTTTTAAGGGTTTCTGGAAATGGGCTCCCTTCTACTACTGGAGTTTTTCTTAATGGATTTTCTGAATGGAATTTATCTAATATTGCAGGGAGATCGCAATTAATTAGCGGTTTATTTGGTCAGTCAGGAACAGCAAGAATTGTTCTTGGAAACAAAGCTCTCATTATAAATGATGCAGTGAATGCGAATTATCCAGGGTTTATAGAAGGAGATTCTTTGAGTTTTTTTGCCAAAGAAGGCTCAGGGGTTCTTACTCTAACAGGTAATTCATCTAATTTTCAGGGAGGCGTTGGAGTAGGTGGAGGAACTCTTTTAATAAATGGCTTTTTAGGGGATGGTACTAATCCCATTACTGTATTTCCTAATGCAATACTCGGTGGTAGTGGGGTCTTAGCTGGCAACGTAACCAATAATGGTAGTGTGCAACCGGGTAATTCCATTGGCACATTAACCATAAATGGAAATTATACGCAAAATGCTTCTGGAGAGCTTGTCATAGAAATTAATGAAGCAGGAGCAACAGATCTACTTGATGTTACAGGAACAGCGACATTGGGTGGAACTCTGCAGGTAGATCCAGAACCTGGGCTGTATTTGGAGGGAACAACCTACACATTTCTTACTGCAGGCTCTGTGATAGGTCAATTTAGCAACACCTCTAGCACTAGGCCCCTGAACTACGCCATCAACTACTTTCCCAACCAAGTTCAACTCTTGATTCCTAGTAATTTTTTGGTAACGCCACCTAGACCCAACGGCAATGCAGGATCTGTAGCAGATTACCTCTTTTGTTCCTCTTTTGATTTTGCTAATACCGATCTTGATACAGTTGCAGAAGCCTTGCTTATTCTTCCCACAGATCAGTATGCACAGGCTTTAAATAAATTAACTCCTTCTCAATTTGGGGCGTTTGCTTTAAACGAATTAGAAAATAACTTTAGCATTTCTAACAGCTTCTTTATCAGAGCTAATCAAAGATCATACTGCTATAATACATGCGACTCTACCAATATTTGGGTTAATCCCATAGGACTTGTTTACTCGCAAAATAACCGTTCTCAAATTAGTCAAGAAGCCACCGGATTTATCAACCATACCTATGGAGTTGTGGGTGGAGTAGACCATGTATTGAACAATGACTGGAAGTTAGGTTTTGGCCTTGGCTATTCCTGCTCCCACTTACGATGGAAAGATCAAGCAGGCAAAGCTAAATCTGATTCAGGATATTTAGGTCCTCGTATAGGATATGATTGCGAGCGCTTTTACTTTGACCTTCTAGTTCTAGCAGCAGGCAGTTTTTACGACGTAGATCGAAAAATTGTATTCCCAGGCATTGATCGTACAGCAAGTAGCCATCCTACTACTTGGGATCTTTCTGAAATTGCATTAATAGGCTTTAGACTGCAACCCTTTTGCGGCTTTTTCATACAGCCAGAAATTTTACTAGACCAGTTAAACGTTTTCCAAGAAAGTTTTCATGAAAAAGGAGCTGACTCTATAAATTTAGCCGTAAAAAGAAAATACACCGCCTTTTTACGCTCTTTGGCTAACCTGAAATTCGTTAAAAAGTGGACCTTTTGCAGCATGTGTTTAGCCCCTAGTGTCAACGTAGGTTGGCTTAGAACAACCCCTTTAACAGGTAGGCATTACACTGCTAAGTTTCGAAATGGTACATTTTGTGAACCAAATTTTTCCGTGACTAGCTTTGATGAAGTAATGGATCAGGTGCTTGTTAGTGGTCAATTCCTTATCTCTTCTCAAGGTTGTTTTAGCATGTCTTTAGGCTATGATGGAAGATTTGGCAACGGCTCCCAAGTAAATGAAGTAAATATAGCACTGGATTGGAAGTTTTAA
- a CDS encoding glycosyltransferase family 9 protein, translating into MKKAAIICAQGLGDVLLMMIVAHQFKLSGYQTTVFHNHTKELTFLFKDVCFLPYPSLDRLEETLASFERVIIENDHSKRAYDLFRLREAKKLNNLTFFFPTTSPKFQEGDFLFDPQLPIASNICRACQTVLQIQNATKENGIYVPKGTRCRFAKRIVIHPTSNDPKRNWFSSQFLALAHRLKNEKYSISFFVSPSERVDWLHVEKQGFQLPFFSDLSQLSTYLYESGFFIGNDSGIGHLASNLGIPTLTISGNPKRVRLWRPDWHTGHIVTLPFPLPNFKGLYLPIRENFWQYFISVSRTLNAFYKLRESICKLQ; encoded by the coding sequence ATGAAAAAAGCAGCTATCATATGTGCTCAAGGATTAGGCGATGTTTTACTTATGATGATCGTTGCTCATCAATTTAAACTTTCCGGGTATCAAACAACTGTTTTTCACAATCATACAAAAGAGTTAACCTTTCTTTTTAAAGATGTTTGCTTTCTCCCGTATCCTTCTTTGGATCGATTAGAAGAAACCCTAGCATCATTTGAGCGCGTTATTATCGAAAATGACCACTCGAAAAGAGCTTACGACCTTTTTAGACTGCGCGAAGCAAAAAAATTGAATAACCTCACCTTTTTTTTCCCTACTACTTCTCCTAAATTTCAAGAAGGAGACTTTCTTTTTGATCCGCAGCTTCCTATTGCGTCTAATATTTGCAGAGCTTGCCAAACAGTTCTGCAAATACAAAACGCAACCAAAGAAAACGGTATTTACGTTCCAAAAGGAACGCGCTGCAGATTTGCTAAACGCATTGTGATACATCCGACTAGTAATGATCCAAAAAGAAATTGGTTTTCTTCTCAATTCCTAGCTCTTGCACATCGACTTAAAAACGAAAAATACTCGATCAGTTTCTTTGTTAGTCCTTCTGAAAGAGTCGATTGGCTTCATGTTGAAAAACAAGGATTTCAACTCCCTTTTTTTTCTGATTTGAGCCAACTTTCAACTTACCTATATGAATCGGGTTTTTTTATTGGAAATGACTCGGGGATTGGCCATTTAGCATCAAATCTCGGCATTCCCACATTAACCATTTCTGGGAATCCTAAGAGAGTACGTCTTTGGCGCCCTGATTGGCATACAGGCCATATTGTCACTCTCCCCTTTCCTCTTCCTAACTTTAAAGGCCTCTATCTTCCTATTAGGGAAAATTTTTGGCAGTACTTTATTTCAGTTTCGCGCACATTAAACGCTTTTTATAAGCTTAGAGAATCCATATGCAAGCTGCAGTAA